The following coding sequences lie in one Arachis ipaensis cultivar K30076 chromosome B05, Araip1.1, whole genome shotgun sequence genomic window:
- the LOC107643262 gene encoding 2-hydroxyisoflavanone dehydratase: MAAMVSISVAKADDEEVTIHIPNLVKVFKDGSIERLQNSPLVPPSTLGSVSSKDVVISNNPSISARLYLPTKLIHHHDAHKVPILVYFHGGAFFFESAFNERHHNYFNLFLSKAEADILVVSVDYRLAPEIPLPAAYHDCWQALKWVASNDYDPWILNHGDFQRVFLGGDSAGANLVHNVALRAGAEALPNGVKVLGAFLSQPYFLSTKPIGSEAVEGHEESPPYVVWGLVYPNAPGGLDNPLINPLAPEAPSLATLGCSKIIVCVAEKDSLRDRGVWYYQAVKNSGWHGHLELYEAEHEDHVFNIHTPESENALKLMKRLAHFILH, from the coding sequence ATGGCTGCAATGGTTTCTATTTCCGTAGCCAAGGCTGATGACGAAGAGGTTACCATTCATATCCCAAACCTTGTGAAGGTTTTCAAGGACGGGTCCATTGAGCGCCTCCAAAACTCTCCACTTGTTCCACCTTCGACTCTTGGATCAGTTTCTTCCAAAGACGTCGTCATCTCCAACAACCCCTCCATCTCCGCGCGTCTATACCTTCCAACAAAGCTCATCCACCACCACGACGCCCACAAAGTCCCCATCTTGGTGTACTTCCACGGCGGAGCCTTCTTCTTTGAATCTGCATTCAACGAGCGCCACCACAACTACTTCAACTTGTTCCTCTCCAAAGCAGAAGCAGACATCTTAGTTGTCTCTGTTGACTACAGGCTGGCACCGGAGATCCCTCTCCCCGCAGCATATCATGATTGCTGGCAAGCACTCAAATGGGTGGCTTCCAATGATTATGATCCATGGATCCTCAACCATGGCGATTTCCAAAGAGTGTTCCTCGGCGGCGACAGTGCCGGTGCTAACCTTGTTCACAACGTTGCTTTGCGTGCTGGTGCTGAAGCTCTACCTAACGGGGTCAAAGTGTTGGGTGCTTTTCTCTCTCAGCCATACTTCTTGAGCACAAAACCCATCGGATCTGAAGCAGTGGAAGGGCACGAGGAGAGTCCACCGTATGTGGTGTGGGGTTTGGTGTATCCGAATGCGCCCGGCGGGTTGGATAACCCACTGATCAATCCCTTGGCCCCTGAGGCTCCCAGCTTGGCTACTCTTGGGTGCTCCAAGATAATAGTTTGCGTTGCTGAAAAGGATTCATTAAGGGACAGAGGGGTTTGGTACTATCAAGCTGTTAAGAACAGTGGGTGGCATGGTCATCTGGAACTCTACGAAGCTGAACACGAGGACCATGTTTTTAACATTCACACTCCCGAATCCGAAAATGCTTTGAAACTCATGAAACGCTTGGCTCACTTTATCCTTCACTGA